A window of Borrelia sp. A-FGy1 contains these coding sequences:
- a CDS encoding hemolysin family protein, protein MLELTLIIILITLSAIFSASETAYTSLSLIQIQDIKKKGKLGKVAYNLAQNPSKLVTTILIGNNIANITTSVLATKFVLNKYGNNALAFSTGIVTIIVLIFSEIFPKQIAILNNEGVALSSSILLKTLTFIFTPIIYVINGITKVLLSLCKIKTSQKMNKDSIKNMLFLAENLGILENDARIFMQKMLNIGEVRASEVMTHRTEVFSLSSTSKLKDKIKLIKKEGYSRIPVYKGQNREQIIGILITKDLIEISKNELEKSIIKFTKPAVFVQQNKRIKDTLAIMRQNQKIMAIVIDEYGGFSGILTIEDIVEKIFGSIFDEYDLEEEKQFITKEDENVYLILGETTFDKIEETIEIKIQHKDYINTIGGYIMDLLDKIPKEGEQVNTEHGEYLIEEVQNHKIKKITFKKFERSENV, encoded by the coding sequence ATGTTAGAGTTAACATTAATAATAATACTTATAACGCTTTCAGCAATTTTTTCAGCTTCAGAGACTGCATACACTTCATTAAGCTTAATACAAATCCAAGATATAAAGAAAAAGGGAAAATTAGGTAAAGTTGCGTATAACCTAGCTCAAAATCCATCAAAACTCGTTACAACAATTCTAATTGGAAACAATATTGCCAATATAACAACCAGTGTTCTTGCAACAAAATTTGTACTTAACAAGTATGGCAATAATGCCCTTGCTTTTTCAACAGGAATTGTAACAATAATAGTTCTGATATTTTCAGAAATATTTCCTAAGCAGATAGCAATATTAAATAATGAAGGCGTAGCTTTGTCTTCCTCAATATTACTTAAAACATTAACATTTATATTCACCCCTATAATATATGTAATTAATGGAATAACTAAGGTCCTATTAAGCTTATGTAAAATAAAAACAAGTCAAAAAATGAATAAAGATAGTATAAAGAATATGTTATTCTTAGCTGAAAATTTAGGAATTTTAGAAAATGATGCTAGAATATTCATGCAAAAAATGTTAAATATAGGAGAAGTTAGAGCATCTGAAGTTATGACTCACCGCACAGAAGTATTCTCACTTTCAAGCACATCAAAACTAAAAGACAAAATTAAATTGATTAAAAAGGAAGGATATTCCAGAATTCCTGTATATAAAGGTCAAAATAGAGAACAAATAATAGGAATTTTAATAACTAAGGATTTAATTGAAATAAGCAAAAATGAACTTGAAAAAAGTATCATAAAATTTACAAAACCTGCTGTCTTTGTACAACAAAACAAAAGAATAAAAGATACTCTAGCTATCATGAGACAAAATCAAAAAATAATGGCTATTGTTATTGATGAATATGGAGGATTTTCGGGAATACTGACAATAGAGGATATAGTAGAGAAAATATTTGGATCAATATTCGATGAATATGACCTAGAAGAAGAAAAACAATTTATTACTAAAGAAGATGAAAATGTTTATTTAATCCTTGGAGAAACTACCTTTGATAAAATTGAGGAAACTATTGAAATAAAAATCCAACACAAAGATTATATAAACACAATTGGAGGATACATAATGGATTTACTTGACAAAATTCCTAAAGAAGGAGAACAAGTTAATACAGAGCATGGAGAATACTTAATAGAGGAAGTACAAAATCATAAAATAAAAAAAATAACCTTCAAAAAATTTGAAAGGAGTGAAAATGTATAA
- a CDS encoding RelA/SpoT family protein, translating into MIQPYEIAYLMKINDIDKIKNIFKNTINNTYKDEIQKKLIFKALEISEQLHYGQYRESGVPYIIHPIMVALFLSKFQLDFKTTIAGLLHDVLEDTSVEKEEIIKEFDEEILSLIDGVTKIHDLHNKTRAIKEANTISKMFFAMTHDIRIIIIKLADKLHNMTTLSHLPKNRRERISKDCLATYVPIAERLGISSLKVYLEDLSLKYLYPKEYKEIKNFLSETKIEREKKLYKGKLAIEKELKKIGIEAEIIVRSKHFYSIFRKMKTRTNKLSQIFDTLGIRIICRKQKECYEILEIVHKVWKPIPGRLKDYIAIPKENKYQSLHTTVRIPEDNQLIEIQIRTEEMDRIAKYGVAAHWIYKEQTELKADDLSFINRIKKWQQDSMNKNQYSMNDIHKELLNTFIYVYTPEGEIIELPFGSNSIDFAYAIHTDIGDQALYAQINAKISSLTKPLRNEQIVEIFTSPEAKPNVIWLNSVRTKKARSKIRSWLNKNDDTIFVDNNIIAYLIRENKEQKRLFSLFKSLTKSKIKKITLSPECNPSTGEDIIGIIQKDEIIIHNDNCQTVKQYKKSNLVEVEWEATPTRKVYHIVIFLKNLKGLFNYLDNIFTNFNVRLISEKIEDCGNGYGISNIIISSNAKNVEMVLLSLKENPNILKIMQVEEDIKNYEN; encoded by the coding sequence ATGATACAACCCTATGAAATTGCATATTTAATGAAAATAAATGATATTGATAAAATAAAAAACATCTTCAAAAATACTATTAATAACACTTATAAAGATGAGATTCAAAAAAAATTAATATTTAAAGCCCTTGAAATATCAGAACAACTACATTATGGACAATATAGAGAAAGTGGAGTTCCTTATATAATACATCCAATAATGGTTGCCTTATTTCTTTCAAAATTTCAATTAGATTTTAAAACAACAATAGCTGGATTACTACATGATGTGCTTGAGGACACAAGCGTTGAAAAAGAAGAAATAATTAAAGAATTTGATGAAGAAATTTTAAGCCTAATTGATGGTGTAACAAAAATTCATGATTTACACAATAAAACAAGAGCAATTAAAGAAGCAAACACTATTTCAAAAATGTTTTTCGCAATGACTCATGACATTAGAATAATAATCATAAAACTTGCTGATAAGCTACACAACATGACAACTCTTTCCCACTTACCTAAAAATAGAAGAGAGAGAATCTCAAAAGATTGTCTTGCTACCTATGTACCTATTGCAGAAAGACTAGGTATTTCATCTCTTAAAGTATATCTAGAAGATTTGTCATTAAAATATCTTTATCCAAAAGAATATAAAGAGATAAAAAATTTTTTATCCGAAACAAAAATAGAAAGAGAAAAAAAACTATATAAAGGAAAATTGGCAATAGAGAAAGAACTTAAAAAAATTGGGATTGAAGCAGAAATTATAGTGCGCTCAAAGCATTTCTATTCAATATTTAGAAAAATGAAAACAAGAACTAATAAGCTATCTCAAATTTTTGATACCTTAGGTATCAGAATAATTTGTAGAAAGCAAAAAGAATGTTATGAAATACTAGAAATTGTACACAAAGTTTGGAAACCAATACCAGGAAGATTAAAAGACTATATAGCAATACCTAAAGAGAACAAATACCAATCTCTACATACCACAGTAAGAATACCAGAAGATAATCAATTAATTGAAATACAAATCAGAACAGAAGAAATGGATAGAATCGCTAAATACGGTGTTGCTGCTCACTGGATCTATAAAGAGCAAACTGAACTGAAAGCTGATGATCTTTCTTTTATTAATCGAATAAAAAAATGGCAGCAAGATTCGATGAATAAAAACCAATACTCAATGAATGATATACATAAAGAACTATTAAACACATTTATATATGTATATACTCCAGAAGGAGAAATAATAGAACTTCCATTTGGGTCAAATTCAATTGATTTCGCATACGCAATACATACAGACATTGGAGACCAAGCACTCTATGCACAAATTAATGCTAAGATTAGCTCATTAACAAAACCTTTAAGAAACGAACAAATTGTTGAAATATTCACCTCACCTGAGGCAAAACCCAATGTAATTTGGCTAAATAGTGTTAGAACAAAAAAAGCACGTTCAAAAATTAGATCTTGGCTTAATAAAAATGATGACACGATATTTGTAGATAATAACATAATTGCATATCTTATTAGAGAAAATAAAGAACAAAAAAGACTTTTTAGTCTGTTTAAATCATTAACAAAATCTAAAATAAAAAAAATTACATTATCTCCTGAATGCAATCCATCAACAGGAGAAGATATCATAGGCATAATACAAAAAGATGAAATAATAATACACAACGATAATTGTCAAACCGTAAAACAATATAAAAAAAGTAACCTAGTAGAAGTAGAATGGGAGGCAACACCAACAAGAAAAGTATATCATATTGTAATATTCTTAAAAAATTTAAAAGGTCTTTTCAATTATCTAGATAACATTTTTACAAATTTCAATGTAAGACTCATTAGTGAAAAAATAGAAGATTGTGGAAATGGATATGGCATAAGCAACATAATCATCTCATCAAATGCAAAAAATGTAGAAATGGTACTTTTATCTCTCAAAGAGAATCCCAATATACTTAAAATAATGCAAGTAGAAGAAGACATTAAAAATTATGAGAATTAA
- a CDS encoding UDP-N-acetylmuramoyl-L-alanyl-D-glutamate--2,6-diaminopimelate ligase: protein MNRKKRLNSVLAKLDKNLIIEIRGSCDLEIIGLAYDSRCVYTSFVFFALPGFHCDGQKFIEEAIQRGSNVIVYTSHVDFYVPDVTYIKVDSFNIKRFMSNFSNIFYDEPSKKLKIIGVTGTDGKSSVCFYIYTLLKSMGIKVGFISTVFFDDGSGNLIKNPYRQSTPESTEIHFFLSKMVNNNVKYAIVESTSHGLDPRTARLVDIKYSVAVLTNVSHDHLEFHGTIENYLRAKLNLFSSTAINNGIGVINIDDKSSSIFLNSIDKYYTYSLENKNADFFVSKINEKMGFTEFEFFNKNIKYDAKVNLTGSFNVENVIAALIVVSQVASISMLKLVSSLVNIKGLCGRMDGVDFGQNFSLIIDYAHTPGAFLKLFPIFRRLSKNRLIAVFGSAGERDISKRRLQGEIADRYADIIILCDEDPRGEKSMNIIKDIAEGISYKIRNENLFFIPNRKDAIEKAIALANSDDLVVTLGKGHEDSIIYKDKSIPWDEKIVIKDIILRLMNRG from the coding sequence ATGAATAGAAAAAAAAGACTTAATAGTGTTTTAGCTAAGTTAGATAAGAATTTAATCATCGAGATTAGAGGATCTTGTGATTTGGAAATAATAGGGCTTGCATATGATTCGAGATGTGTATATACTAGTTTTGTATTTTTTGCTCTTCCGGGGTTTCATTGTGATGGTCAAAAATTTATTGAAGAGGCAATTCAAAGGGGTAGCAATGTTATTGTATATACTAGTCATGTTGACTTTTATGTTCCTGATGTAACATACATTAAAGTTGATTCTTTTAACATAAAGAGATTTATGTCAAATTTTTCTAATATTTTTTATGATGAACCTTCAAAAAAGCTTAAAATTATTGGAGTAACAGGAACTGACGGAAAGAGTTCTGTTTGTTTTTATATATATACTCTTTTAAAGTCTATGGGTATTAAGGTTGGATTTATTTCAACAGTGTTTTTTGATGATGGAAGTGGAAATTTAATTAAGAATCCTTATAGGCAGTCAACTCCAGAATCAACAGAAATTCATTTTTTTCTTAGTAAAATGGTGAATAATAATGTTAAGTATGCTATTGTTGAATCAACATCTCATGGCCTTGATCCTAGAACGGCAAGGCTTGTTGATATTAAGTATTCTGTTGCTGTTTTGACTAATGTTAGTCATGATCATCTTGAATTTCATGGCACGATTGAGAATTATTTGAGAGCCAAGCTCAATCTTTTTTCTTCTACTGCCATTAATAATGGGATTGGTGTTATCAACATTGACGATAAAAGTTCTTCTATCTTTTTAAATTCTATTGATAAATATTATACATATAGCTTGGAGAATAAGAATGCTGATTTTTTTGTAAGCAAGATTAATGAAAAAATGGGTTTTACAGAGTTTGAATTTTTTAATAAAAATATTAAATATGATGCTAAAGTTAATTTGACAGGTAGTTTCAATGTTGAGAATGTAATTGCTGCTTTAATTGTTGTAAGTCAAGTTGCAAGTATTAGTATGCTAAAACTTGTTTCTAGTCTTGTAAATATTAAGGGTCTTTGTGGACGAATGGATGGTGTTGATTTTGGACAGAATTTTTCTTTGATAATTGATTATGCTCATACTCCTGGTGCTTTTCTTAAGCTTTTTCCTATATTTAGAAGACTTTCAAAAAATAGATTAATTGCTGTATTTGGTTCGGCTGGGGAGAGAGATATTTCTAAAAGAAGATTACAAGGAGAGATTGCAGATAGATATGCAGATATAATAATACTTTGCGATGAGGATCCAAGGGGTGAAAAAAGTATGAATATAATTAAAGATATTGCAGAGGGAATTTCTTATAAGATTAGGAATGAAAACTTATTTTTCATTCCTAATAGGAAAGATGCAATTGAAAAGGCTATAGCCCTTGCAAATTCTGATGATTTGGTAGTTACCCTTGGAAAGGGACATGAAGATTCAATAATATATAAAGATAAAAGTATTCCTTGGGATGAAAAAATTGTTATTAAAGATATTATTTTACGTTTAATGAATAGAGGTTAA
- a CDS encoding tetratricopeptide repeat protein — MLEKELLLGDLEDISQVSDNKLLDVTEKSKRGYQLIKEERLAEAKSLFNDILEKDNDNNYALVGLGDIERKKKNFDKAIIYYQRCLSKHSNNNYALFGLGDCYRSLYDYKKATDIWEEYLKYDPENITVLTRVAASYRKLKNFQRSRQAYLRVIELAPDNDYALVGIGHLYYDFKEYKEALKYWLKMYEINQAKIDVRVLTSIGNCYRKLKEYNKGIYFFKKALEISPNNFYAVFGLADCYRGNKDYHEALKYWLAIIEKDSKNNLVLTRIGDIYRYLKEYENSQVYYKKALEVDFDMFAVLGLALLQKEKGQYEEALTAIKNLIKNNPKNSMLYINAAECYEAMGQIENALDILSKFLQLGMKNVAIIDYIDELKKKKDL, encoded by the coding sequence ATGTTAGAAAAGGAACTTTTATTAGGTGATCTTGAAGATATATCGCAAGTTTCTGATAATAAACTTCTTGATGTTACTGAGAAATCCAAGAGGGGATATCAGTTAATAAAGGAAGAGAGGCTTGCTGAAGCAAAGTCATTATTTAATGATATTTTAGAAAAGGATAATGATAATAATTATGCTCTTGTTGGACTTGGAGATATTGAAAGGAAGAAAAAGAACTTTGATAAAGCTATAATTTATTATCAAAGATGTCTTTCTAAGCATTCGAATAATAATTATGCGCTTTTTGGTTTGGGAGATTGTTATAGAAGTTTATATGATTACAAAAAGGCTACAGATATATGGGAAGAATATTTAAAATATGATCCTGAAAACATTACTGTTTTAACAAGAGTTGCAGCTTCTTATAGAAAGTTAAAAAATTTTCAAAGGTCTAGACAAGCATACTTAAGAGTAATAGAACTTGCGCCAGATAATGATTATGCTCTTGTTGGTATTGGGCATTTATATTATGATTTTAAAGAGTATAAGGAAGCATTGAAATATTGGCTTAAGATGTATGAGATAAATCAGGCTAAGATTGATGTTCGTGTTTTGACTTCAATTGGCAATTGTTATAGAAAATTAAAGGAATACAATAAAGGAATTTATTTTTTTAAAAAAGCATTAGAAATTTCTCCAAATAATTTTTATGCTGTTTTTGGACTTGCTGATTGTTATAGGGGGAATAAGGATTATCATGAAGCATTGAAATATTGGCTTGCAATAATAGAAAAGGATTCAAAAAATAACTTGGTTTTAACAAGGATAGGGGACATATATCGATATTTGAAGGAATATGAGAATTCACAAGTATATTATAAAAAAGCGCTTGAAGTTGATTTTGATATGTTTGCTGTGCTGGGCCTTGCTTTATTGCAAAAAGAGAAAGGACAATATGAAGAAGCATTAACCGCTATTAAAAATCTTATAAAAAACAATCCTAAAAACTCAATGTTATATATTAATGCTGCTGAATGTTATGAGGCAATGGGGCAAATTGAAAATGCTTTGGATATTTTATCAAAGTTTTTACAATTGGGAATGAAGAATGTTGCCATTATTGACTATATTGATGAACTTAAGAAGAAGAAGGACTTATGA
- the prfA gene encoding peptide chain release factor 1, which translates to MILNKLDPIENKIKMLEDKLQDTNLIKNQKEYAKIIKEYNYLEKIREQKNEYEKILHQIEENKKIFSEEENLEMRELIKQELATLNLQKEETENKIKVLLLPQDEKDSKNIIIEIRAGTGGEEAALFANNLYEMYTKYSEKKSWKTELINFNETELGGFKEISFEIKGKDVFKKLKHESGVHRVQRVPITESNGRLQTSAATVAVLPEAEDTDIEINDKDLRIDVYRSSGSGGQHVNTTDSAVRITHLPTGIVVQCQNERSQHKNKDQAMKILRARLYEFEDIKKQEQRSSYRKQQVGSGDRSERIRTYNFPQNRVTDHRANISLYKLEEIIQGDLDSFLDMLAIKLQERILKDN; encoded by the coding sequence ATGATTTTAAATAAATTAGACCCAATCGAAAATAAAATAAAAATGCTTGAAGATAAACTACAGGACACAAATTTAATTAAGAATCAAAAAGAATATGCAAAAATAATAAAAGAATATAATTACCTAGAAAAAATTAGAGAACAAAAAAACGAATATGAAAAAATACTACACCAAATTGAGGAAAATAAAAAAATCTTCTCTGAAGAAGAAAATTTAGAAATGAGGGAACTAATAAAACAAGAATTGGCTACTTTAAATCTTCAAAAGGAAGAGACCGAAAATAAAATTAAGGTATTGCTATTACCTCAAGACGAAAAAGACAGTAAAAATATTATTATCGAAATTAGAGCTGGGACTGGAGGAGAGGAGGCTGCACTTTTTGCCAACAATCTTTACGAAATGTACACAAAATATTCTGAGAAAAAAAGTTGGAAAACAGAGCTTATTAACTTTAATGAAACAGAACTGGGGGGATTTAAAGAAATAAGCTTTGAAATAAAAGGTAAAGATGTATTTAAAAAATTAAAACATGAAAGCGGAGTCCACAGAGTTCAAAGAGTGCCAATAACTGAATCTAATGGAAGGCTTCAAACCTCTGCCGCAACTGTTGCTGTACTTCCTGAAGCTGAAGATACAGATATTGAAATTAATGATAAAGATTTAAGAATAGATGTTTACAGATCTTCCGGTTCAGGTGGACAACATGTTAATACAACAGATTCTGCTGTTAGAATCACACACTTACCTACAGGAATCGTGGTACAGTGTCAAAATGAGAGAAGTCAGCATAAAAATAAAGACCAAGCGATGAAAATTTTAAGAGCTAGACTTTATGAGTTTGAAGATATTAAAAAACAAGAACAACGTTCAAGCTACAGAAAACAACAGGTAGGTTCAGGCGATAGATCTGAGAGAATTAGAACATATAATTTTCCACAAAACAGAGTAACAGATCATCGAGCAAATATTAGTCTTTATAAGTTAGAAGAAATAATACAAGGAGATCTTGATTCTTTTCTTGACATGCTAGCCATTAAACTTCAAGAAAGAATCTTAAAAGATAATTAA
- the hflK gene encoding FtsH protease activity modulator HflK yields the protein MLNIPKFFNKTYEYTIIIIVFAIISIIIISNVFVVGPSEEAIVLRLGRLNRTLESGIHIKIPLIEEKFILPVKIVQEVKLGFNTDNNRGINAGEDEGIIITGDLNIINIEWLVQYKINDPYSFMFKVQDPEETIKDIAKSSMNRLIGDNTIFEIINDNRVGVTEGVKSSMNEIIKTYNLGIDIVQVQIRNAMPPKGKVYEAFEDVNIAIQDKNKFINEGKKEFNQIVPKIRGEALKVIEEAKGYKESRINNALADTKIFNAILNAYIKDPEITKERIYNETMKEILENKDNIEIIDKNLKNFLPFKEIK from the coding sequence ATGCTGAATATTCCAAAATTTTTCAATAAAACATACGAATACACAATAATAATTATTGTATTTGCAATAATATCAATAATAATCATATCAAATGTTTTCGTAGTTGGTCCATCAGAAGAAGCAATTGTTCTTCGCCTTGGAAGACTAAATAGAACCCTTGAATCAGGGATACACATTAAAATCCCACTAATTGAGGAAAAATTCATTTTACCAGTAAAGATAGTACAAGAGGTTAAACTTGGGTTTAACACAGATAATAATAGAGGAATTAATGCTGGTGAAGACGAGGGAATTATAATTACTGGAGATTTAAACATAATAAATATTGAATGGCTAGTCCAATATAAAATAAACGATCCATATTCTTTCATGTTTAAAGTACAAGATCCAGAAGAAACAATAAAAGACATTGCAAAATCATCAATGAACAGATTAATTGGAGATAACACTATTTTTGAAATAATTAATGACAATAGAGTTGGAGTTACAGAGGGAGTAAAATCTTCAATGAATGAGATTATCAAAACATATAATTTGGGAATTGACATTGTACAAGTACAAATCAGAAATGCTATGCCACCAAAAGGAAAAGTCTATGAAGCATTTGAAGATGTTAATATTGCGATCCAAGACAAAAACAAATTCATTAATGAAGGAAAGAAAGAATTTAATCAAATTGTTCCAAAAATAAGAGGAGAAGCGCTCAAAGTAATAGAAGAAGCTAAGGGATATAAAGAAAGCAGAATAAATAATGCATTAGCCGACACTAAAATTTTTAATGCAATTTTAAATGCATATATTAAAGATCCAGAAATTACAAAAGAAAGGATCTATAACGAAACAATGAAAGAAATTCTCGAAAACAAAGATAATATTGAAATAATCGATAAAAATTTAAAAAACTTTCTACCCTTTAAGGAGATAAAATAA
- the prmC gene encoding peptide chain release factor N(5)-glutamine methyltransferase → MNINEAIKSSKQHNLHYLDALLLLEKILKIRKELILANKNQNLTKKEEHEFLSKINYIKSGIPIHYILKIKEFMGINFYINKYVLIPRADTECLVEEALIQIKKNNLNKILDLCCGSGCIGLTIAYYIKKKVILSDFSIKALQVALKNTKRLKLENYIEILYSDLLKCINKEFEIIITNPPYLNEDELKIKEKLEKEPRIALLGFGKDGLELSRKIIQQSKHKLIQNGLLIIELAPWQIEPMKEFAIQEGFLYLKTLHDLETRKRALVLRIKNDTTL, encoded by the coding sequence ATGAATATAAACGAAGCAATAAAAAGCTCAAAACAACACAATCTACACTATCTTGATGCATTATTATTACTTGAAAAAATTTTAAAAATTAGAAAAGAATTAATTCTTGCCAATAAAAATCAAAATTTAACAAAAAAAGAAGAACATGAATTTTTGAGTAAAATAAATTATATAAAATCAGGAATTCCAATACACTATATACTTAAAATAAAAGAATTTATGGGAATAAATTTTTATATAAACAAATATGTACTTATTCCTAGAGCAGATACAGAATGTTTAGTAGAAGAAGCTTTAATACAAATTAAAAAGAATAACTTAAATAAAATTTTAGATTTATGCTGTGGAAGTGGTTGCATTGGACTTACAATTGCATATTATATTAAGAAAAAGGTAATATTGTCAGATTTTTCTATTAAAGCTCTACAAGTAGCATTAAAAAATACAAAAAGACTAAAATTAGAAAACTATATAGAAATATTATATTCAGATCTGTTAAAATGTATAAACAAAGAGTTTGAAATAATAATTACTAATCCTCCTTATTTAAATGAAGATGAACTTAAAATAAAGGAAAAGTTAGAAAAAGAACCAAGAATAGCTCTTTTAGGGTTCGGGAAAGATGGGCTTGAGCTTTCAAGAAAAATAATACAACAATCAAAACATAAACTTATACAAAATGGATTATTAATAATAGAATTAGCTCCATGGCAAATAGAACCTATGAAAGAATTTGCAATACAGGAAGGGTTTTTATATCTCAAAACTCTACATGATCTTGAGACAAGAAAAAGAGCATTAGTGCTGAGGATAAAAAATGATACAACCCTATGA
- a CDS encoding D-alanine--D-alanine ligase, with amino-acid sequence MKKNLMLIFGGVSFEHEISCRSAYVVYKALLKLDKYNVFSVFIDKNTGVWYLLDSITVDSEFIKKDSSSIISLVPGYGIFVRDRDLEIDVVFPIVHGRTGEDGSIQGLLKIMDIPCVGPGILGSAISSNKYFCKLLLNSFNIPLVPFIGLRKYDYLLDKEGIKNNIKQNLKYPVIVKPAVLGSSIGINIAYDNNQIEKCIEEAFKYDLTVIIEKFIRAREIECSVIGNDQIKIFTPGEIVIQDFVFYDYVAKYSTIPGNSIVFNIPAHLDTKHLLDIKEYAFLVYKSLELRGMARIDFFVERDTGLIYVNEINTIPGFTDISMFSKMCEHDGVGYESLVDKLVDFAFNSYEKRKKRIDFKKLED; translated from the coding sequence ATGAAGAAAAATCTTATGTTAATATTTGGTGGAGTTTCTTTTGAACATGAAATTTCTTGTAGATCTGCTTATGTCGTTTATAAAGCTCTTCTGAAGCTAGATAAGTATAATGTGTTTTCAGTTTTTATTGACAAGAATACTGGAGTTTGGTATTTATTGGACTCTATTACTGTTGATTCTGAATTTATTAAGAAGGATAGTTCTTCTATTATTAGTTTAGTACCTGGTTATGGGATATTTGTAAGAGATAGAGACCTTGAAATTGATGTTGTGTTTCCTATTGTCCATGGAAGAACAGGAGAAGATGGATCTATTCAGGGGCTTCTAAAAATAATGGATATCCCTTGTGTTGGTCCTGGTATTTTAGGAAGTGCTATTTCTAGTAATAAGTATTTTTGTAAGCTTTTGCTTAATAGTTTTAATATTCCTTTGGTGCCTTTTATTGGGCTTAGAAAGTATGATTATTTACTAGATAAAGAAGGAATTAAGAATAATATAAAACAAAATTTGAAATATCCTGTTATTGTTAAACCAGCTGTATTGGGGTCTTCAATTGGAATAAATATTGCATATGATAATAATCAAATTGAAAAATGCATAGAAGAAGCTTTTAAATATGATTTAACAGTTATTATAGAGAAATTTATAAGAGCTAGAGAAATTGAATGTTCTGTTATTGGAAATGATCAGATTAAAATATTTACTCCTGGGGAGATTGTTATACAAGATTTTGTATTTTATGATTATGTTGCTAAGTATTCTACTATTCCTGGAAATTCTATTGTTTTTAATATTCCAGCTCATCTTGATACAAAACATTTATTAGATATTAAAGAATATGCATTTTTAGTTTATAAAAGTTTAGAACTTAGAGGTATGGCAAGGATTGATTTTTTTGTTGAAAGAGATACTGGCTTAATTTATGTCAATGAGATAAATACAATACCAGGATTTACGGATATTTCTATGTTTTCTAAGATGTGTGAACATGATGGTGTTGGCTATGAGTCTTTGGTGGATAAGTTAGTGGATTTTGCTTTTAATAGTTATGAAAAAAGGAAAAAAAGAATTGATTTTAAAAAGTTGGAAGATTAG